The Bacteroidota bacterium nucleotide sequence GCAGGTCATTCCAGAAAGCCGCATAAGTGGAGTTTTGAAGAAGATCAATATGCATTTTATTATCGGTACTGATCTCATTCCAAAGATCGACGATACCGTGGAACTCGGCAAAGATCAGTGATGAAGCCGGTATAGCCTGAGAAGGAGGTAGTGCCGGTCTTTTATAATGCGTATAAATGAGGTATGCTGCTGTAAGAAAGGCAACACTAAGAACGGTAAAAACTATGTATTTCAGATTTTTCTTCATAGTACGTGATTTGTTGCCGGATCATGATTTATCAAAGGTAAGGTATATTCACCGGCACTAAAAGGTGATAACGCATTTAAAACTAACAAGGGTATGTTAATTATTAAAACAACTTCCACTGGATCGATGAACGAAAGGAAACCCTGTGGTATGGACTCAGTCCATGGCGTGCGATGGCCAGCAAATGCTCATGCGTGGCATAGCCTTTATTTTTTTTCCAGTTATACTGTGGGTATTCTTCATGGATTTCATTCATAAAGGCATCGCGTTGTGTCTTGGCCAGGATGGAAGCAGCAGCAATACTCCGGTAAATACTGTCGCCTTTTATCAGGCATACATGGGGTATTCCGGTTTGATTGCTGAAGCGGTTTCCGTCTATGAGCAATCTGTCGGGCCGGATACTTAAATCGTTAACAGCTTTATTCATTGCCAGAAATGTGGCATTG carries:
- a CDS encoding ribonuclease HII, which translates into the protein NDSKLLQPRVREVLRNEIEAHALAFAVAFIDHQTIDKVNILNATFLAMNKAVNDLSIRPDRLLIDGNRFSNQTGIPHVCLIKGDSIYRSIAAASILAKTQRDAFMNEIHEEYPQYNWKKNKGYATHEHLLAIARHGLSPYHRVSFRSSIQWKLF